One Diospyros lotus cultivar Yz01 chromosome 1, ASM1463336v1, whole genome shotgun sequence genomic window carries:
- the LOC127810423 gene encoding rapid alkalinization factor-like: MAASSGLSKIIALACFIAAALVVFSPTNGVVASADHELLGWAPATRSGCRGTIAECLGFGGGEFELDSEGSRRILAATRYISYAALQRDSVPCSRRGASYYNCKPGAQANPYTRGCSAITRCRS; this comes from the coding sequence ATGGCCGCCTCTTCAGGTCTCTCCAAGATCATTGCACTCGCCTGCTTCATCGCCGCCGCGCTCGTCGTCTTCTCGCCGACGAATGGCGTCGTTGCGAGTGCGGACCACGAGCTGCTTGGCTGGGCGCCGGCTACTAGATCCGGCTGCCGGGGGACCATCGCCGAGTGCCTTGGCTTCGGCGGCGGGGAGTTCGAGCTGGACTCGGAGGGCAGCCGGCGTATCCTAGCCGCCACCCGCTACATCAGCTACGCAGCGCTGCAGAGGGACAGTGTCCCCTGCTCCAGACGTGGCGCCTCCTACTACAATTGCAAGCCCGGTGCTCAGGCCAATCCGTACACCCGTGGGTGCAGCGCCATCACTCGTTGCAGGAGTTAG
- the LOC127795302 gene encoding ferritin-like catalase Nec2, which produces MAALSSTLVTWMMVVLLSSTFRAMSSSDHHQASCETPYSHGIAVDQGDKDLIQFAVNLEFLEAEFFLFGAFGYGLDRVAPEMPMGGPPPVGARKANLDPLTQNITTEFAYEEVGHLRAIKSTVGIFPRPLLNLSAQNFAKIFDEAMGYHLEPPFNPYRDSLSYMMASYVIPYMGLVGYVGANPLLVGYKSKRLLAGLLGVESGQDAVIRTYLYGRAEEVLRPYNHTVAEVTVKISELRNRLAKCGIKDEGIVVPPQLGAENRSETNILSADFDSISYSRTPAEILRVVYGSGDEHVPGGFYPRGGNGRIARGFLSRN; this is translated from the exons ATGGCGGCTCTCTCTTCCACCCTGGTTACGTGGATGATGGTGGTCCTCCTGTCGAGCACGTTCAGGGCCATGTCTTCATCTGATCATCATCAAGCTTCTTGCGAGACACCATATTCTCATGGAATAGCAGTTGATCAGGGAGACAAGGATTTGATTCAATTTGCAGTGAACTTAGAATTCCTGGAAGCAGAGTTCTTCCTGTTCGGAGCATTCGGGTACGGGCTCGACAGGGTGGCGCCGGAGATGCCCATGGGAGGGCCGCCGCCGGTCGGAGCCCGGAAGGCCAATCTTGATCCTCTCACGCAGAACATTACCACTGAATTTGCTTACGAAGAAGTTGGCCACCTCAG GGCGATTAAGTCGACAGTTGGTATATTTCCTAGACCCCTGTTGAATCTAAGTGCCCAAAACTTTGccaaaatatttgatgaagcAATGGGATATCACCTTGAACCGCCGTTTAATCCATATCGCGACAGTCTAAGTTATATGATGGCATCTTACGTTATACCTTACATGGGACTCGTTGGCTATGTTGGAGCAAACCCCCTTCTCGTCGGTTATAAATCCAAACGG CTCTTGGCAGGGTTGCTGGGTGTGGAGTCAGGCCAGGATGCGGTTATCCGGACATACCTCTACGGGAGGGCGGAGGAGGTGCTGCGTCCGTACAACCACACGGTGGCGGAGGTGACCGTAAAAATCTCGGAGCTGAGGAACAGGCTAGCCAAGTGTGGGATCAAAGACGAAGGCATTGTGGTGCCACCGCAACTAGGGGCTGAAAATCGGTCCGAAACCAACATTCTGTCCGCGGACTTTGATTCCATCTCCTACTCAAGAACTCCGGCGGAGATTCTGAGGGTTGTATATGGCAGCGGCGACGAGCACGTGCCCGGCGGATTCTACCCTCGTGGAGGCAATGGAAGGATCGCTAGAGGATTCCTTTCaaggaattaa